In Dermacentor variabilis isolate Ectoservices chromosome 11, ASM5094787v1, whole genome shotgun sequence, one genomic interval encodes:
- the LOC142563946 gene encoding uncharacterized protein LOC142563946 isoform X1: MKLRALTLVLLCIVVVVIARRNGRRRSRCGPAERPTRVIPRRERFCSPRLTRPLLLRKRRRCVCKRGFIRNAWGHCITHSDCDSCKQFPHMDFNVCESDCPLTCARPIPFFCIVHCARGCACPPGYVIDPAAITKGCVSAKACPPRCPQYSSFQQCVSTCEPRCDVLRPKKCVKHCHYGDCVCEQGYAKMYKGGKMRCVPTFLCPKRYEELYGQFYFVNIGR, from the exons ATGAAGTTGAGAGCACTGACACTTGTATTGCTTTGCATTGTTGTGGTCGTAATCGCAAGAAGAAATG GTAGGCGGCGCTCTCGCTGTGGCCCCGCGGAGAGGCCCACGAGGGTTATACCGCGCCGGGAACGGTTTTGTAGCCCTCGACTCACCCGACCTCTCCTGCTGAGGAAGCGACGAAGGTGCGTCTGCAAGCGGGGCTTCATCCGCAACGCCTGGGGTCACTGCATCACTCACAGTGACTGCGACAGCTGCAAACAGTTCCCGCACATGGACTTCAACGTGTGTGAGTCGGACTGTCCGCTAACATGCGCCAGGCCGATCCCGTTCTTCTGCATCGTTCACTGTGCTCGCGGCTGCGCTTGCCCGCCTGGTTACGTGAT cgaCCCCGCGGCGATCACGAAAGGGTGCGTATCGGCCAAGGCCTGTCCCCCTAGGTGCCCACAATACTCAAGCTTCCAGCAATGCGTCTCCACCTGCGAACCAAGGTGCGACGTACTGCGGCCAAAGAAATGCGTCAAGCACTGCCACTACGGTGACTGCGTTTGCGAACAGGGCTACGCAAAGATGTACAAGGGGGGCAAGATGCGCTGCGTACCCACGTTCTTGTGCCCGAAGCGATACGAGGAACTGTATGGGCAGTTTTATTTTGTTAATATTGGGCGTTAG
- the LOC142563946 gene encoding serine protease inhibitor swm-1-like isoform X3 — protein MSRRRSRCGPAERPTRVIPRRERFCSPRLTRPLLLRKRRRCVCKRGFIRNAWGHCITHSDCDSCKQFPHMDFNVCESDCPLTCARPIPFFCIVHCARGCACPPGYVIDPAAITKGCVSAKACPPRCPQYSSFQQCVSTCEPRCDVLRPKKCVKHCHYGDCVCEQGYAKMYKGGKMRCVPTFLCPKRYEELYGQFYFVNIGR, from the exons ATGA GTAGGCGGCGCTCTCGCTGTGGCCCCGCGGAGAGGCCCACGAGGGTTATACCGCGCCGGGAACGGTTTTGTAGCCCTCGACTCACCCGACCTCTCCTGCTGAGGAAGCGACGAAGGTGCGTCTGCAAGCGGGGCTTCATCCGCAACGCCTGGGGTCACTGCATCACTCACAGTGACTGCGACAGCTGCAAACAGTTCCCGCACATGGACTTCAACGTGTGTGAGTCGGACTGTCCGCTAACATGCGCCAGGCCGATCCCGTTCTTCTGCATCGTTCACTGTGCTCGCGGCTGCGCTTGCCCGCCTGGTTACGTGAT cgaCCCCGCGGCGATCACGAAAGGGTGCGTATCGGCCAAGGCCTGTCCCCCTAGGTGCCCACAATACTCAAGCTTCCAGCAATGCGTCTCCACCTGCGAACCAAGGTGCGACGTACTGCGGCCAAAGAAATGCGTCAAGCACTGCCACTACGGTGACTGCGTTTGCGAACAGGGCTACGCAAAGATGTACAAGGGGGGCAAGATGCGCTGCGTACCCACGTTCTTGTGCCCGAAGCGATACGAGGAACTGTATGGGCAGTTTTATTTTGTTAATATTGGGCGTTAG
- the LOC142563946 gene encoding uncharacterized protein LOC142563946 isoform X2 codes for MSHLISRRRSRCGPAERPTRVIPRRERFCSPRLTRPLLLRKRRRCVCKRGFIRNAWGHCITHSDCDSCKQFPHMDFNVCESDCPLTCARPIPFFCIVHCARGCACPPGYVIDPAAITKGCVSAKACPPRCPQYSSFQQCVSTCEPRCDVLRPKKCVKHCHYGDCVCEQGYAKMYKGGKMRCVPTFLCPKRYEELYGQFYFVNIGR; via the exons GTAGGCGGCGCTCTCGCTGTGGCCCCGCGGAGAGGCCCACGAGGGTTATACCGCGCCGGGAACGGTTTTGTAGCCCTCGACTCACCCGACCTCTCCTGCTGAGGAAGCGACGAAGGTGCGTCTGCAAGCGGGGCTTCATCCGCAACGCCTGGGGTCACTGCATCACTCACAGTGACTGCGACAGCTGCAAACAGTTCCCGCACATGGACTTCAACGTGTGTGAGTCGGACTGTCCGCTAACATGCGCCAGGCCGATCCCGTTCTTCTGCATCGTTCACTGTGCTCGCGGCTGCGCTTGCCCGCCTGGTTACGTGAT cgaCCCCGCGGCGATCACGAAAGGGTGCGTATCGGCCAAGGCCTGTCCCCCTAGGTGCCCACAATACTCAAGCTTCCAGCAATGCGTCTCCACCTGCGAACCAAGGTGCGACGTACTGCGGCCAAAGAAATGCGTCAAGCACTGCCACTACGGTGACTGCGTTTGCGAACAGGGCTACGCAAAGATGTACAAGGGGGGCAAGATGCGCTGCGTACCCACGTTCTTGTGCCCGAAGCGATACGAGGAACTGTATGGGCAGTTTTATTTTGTTAATATTGGGCGTTAG
- the LOC142564735 gene encoding uncharacterized protein LOC142564735, with amino-acid sequence MNWRVIAFAVICIVVVVAARRKGKGPVKCGHTEVAVRRWRRRDRFCRPMLTRPSLRWKRRSCICKPGYVRNAWNQCIPANECKKCKRLRRMDYNLCETACPLTCGQPIPRFCPMECVKGCSCPPGYVIDPRRRTKSCVSARWCPPMCPAKARFRLCVSTCEPRCDTPRPKKCVKRCYGGDCVCKWRYAKIFQRGQMYCVRRRDCPNRYKQLYGNFYWNLLGNDAY; translated from the exons ATGAACTGGAGAGTGATAGCCTTTGCTGTCATCTgcattgttgttgtcgttgcgGCGAGGAGGAAAG GCAAGGGCCCAGTAAAGTGTGGCCACACTGAAGTAGCGGTCAGACGATGGCGCCGTCGAGACCGCTTCTGCAGGCCTATGCTTACCCGGCCGTCGCTCAGGTGGAAGCGCCGTTCGTGTATCTGCAAGCCGGGCTACGTACGGAATGCGTGGAATCAGTGCATTCCGGCGAACGAGTGCAAGAAATGTAAGCGACTGCGGCGCATGGACTACAACCTGTGCGAGACCGCCTGTCCGCTCACGTGCGGCCAGCCGATACCCCGGTTCTGTCCAATGGAGTGCGTGAAGGGCTGTTCCTGCCCTCCTGGATACGTGAT AGACCCGAGACGTAGGACAAAGTCGTGCGTATCGGCCAGGTGGTGCCCTCCCATGTGTCCGGCCAAAGCCCGATTTCGTCTCTGCGTTTCCACCTGTGAACCAAGGTGCGACACACCCAGGCCGAAGAAGTGCGTGAAGCGGTGCTACGGAGGCGACTGCGTCTGCAAGTGGCGTTACGCCAAGATTTTTCAACGCGGCCAAATGTATTGCGTGCGCCGGAGGGATTGTCCCAATCGCTACAAGCAGTTGTACGGGAACTTCTATTGGAACCTGCTTGGAAATGATGCATACTAA